One Psychrobacillus glaciei genomic region harbors:
- a CDS encoding S8 family peptidase produces the protein MGNYKFKKLIATLMATAMLTFPTLQAFANDPFSDNQKAFDVIDTKYISESSKNSSGKHVITLITGDVVTVTYIEGGKSVISVEAADYGSGGTSIMTLGKDTYVIPDEAMSYIASDFLDKNLFNITALIADGYDDENQSTLPVIVQYAPTNARFEKALPTTLAGSERTHILESIDGVAVSTDKEQTRAFWEDITENAAADSRMTGGIKKVWLDGRVEVNLAESVPQVGAPEAWESGFDGKGITVAVLDTGIDPEHPDLVNQIDEIESFVPEEDALDYHGHGTHVASTVLGTGDALEGQYKGVAPGARLIVGKVLSSSGYGQDSWVIDGMEWAAHNAKVVNMSLGDPQPSDGTDPMSQAVNNLSEETGALFVIASGNAGTEGIGSPGAADAALTVGSVDKSDMLSWFSTKGPRFMDAGLKPDLVAPGSDIIAARSQYASQGDGLYLGLSGTSMATPHVTGAAAILSQRYPDWTGDQLKSALMSTTKMLDDIKPYEGGAGRLDVATAASSTIYAKGSLDFGFFKWPHDEEALVEKTVSYTNVSDQPVTLDLTATFTDKTGNMVDEDLLQLSTDQVIIPANESAEVTVTVDPSKATEGSRYQGQLTAKVEGQIVAHTAMVMGKEEERFSLTINATNREGAPASTMVSIVGPNKNPGFLNVQGTTELRLPKGTYSVMTMMDVDTNTDHAGVALLGDPEVILDGPKIVELDARNAREFTANVPEKTEAKFRKLEYYRSFSEIDTITATYLLPETIDKMYAEPTATVSTGEFQLNTRWRLIKPVLSINVNELELDSLTLPGSQPLEGKHQLDVVFAKQGTQEDYKGLDVKDKAVIVQRSNMINGSERAAAAHAAGAKLLVIVNDRPTEFLEWVGKEDSLDSIPIAVASVSETEGIDLIKLAKEGHLKINVEGTPDTPYVYDLMDNHQNAIPEDLTYSPTANELVKINAQYYSDRSAPGAEFRWDIPSYSENGVGYPNKLSLPSVRTEWVSASEVTMWYHQARVDDEWEVRQPLMSYQQGQRLDEKWFAPVVRPRFGEGFWVPVRFENDLIFNVPSLADSGDGNTGWDISSTGEQKLKLYQGANLVETSSDQIIILWEAPEEKTEFRLVNDVTRDPNRWNTSVSTHTEWTIWTEMQEEFESFLPMISLDYKVDTDMKGNAIAGDTIKLGLSASQIDYASGNGNIEGASLEVSFDEGKTWEEVQLIREGDGWTANISNASKRGTFVSLRASAWDDLGNRIDQTVIKAFGVSESEVTLSTDKLDYSLTKGTTSQMKVKAVTTPKQSKMTEEDVTNKATYVVEDDTVASVTNGLITAKAKGSTKVTISYGGNEVTVNITVTEPAVDPGPGGGGGYTPPTSTPTPPVQPNLCDENAKSGCLQVNKATPMYILENNRLKKVGEAVKGKSLPVKQTISPMLGLGGDIWLERTEAISYETPSKEMIAKNQLPANKRPKQMWKGLELNPGQIGKVTIIKDTVIWQSIDKTTKLPRVLKKGEQYRVYRYVPGMYQISDLEYIVQDSNVVLIKK, from the coding sequence ATGGGAAATTATAAATTTAAGAAGTTAATAGCCACATTGATGGCAACTGCAATGTTAACCTTTCCTACGCTTCAAGCTTTTGCAAACGATCCATTTTCGGACAATCAAAAAGCATTCGATGTAATAGATACAAAATATATTAGCGAAAGTTCGAAGAATAGTTCAGGAAAACATGTTATTACGCTGATTACAGGCGATGTTGTAACCGTGACATATATTGAAGGTGGTAAGAGCGTTATTAGTGTCGAAGCTGCGGATTATGGTAGTGGTGGAACAAGTATTATGACGCTTGGCAAGGATACGTATGTTATTCCTGATGAAGCGATGTCCTATATAGCTTCAGATTTTTTGGATAAAAATTTGTTTAATATCACAGCTCTCATTGCTGACGGTTACGATGATGAGAACCAATCCACCTTACCGGTGATCGTACAGTATGCCCCAACAAATGCTCGTTTTGAGAAAGCTCTGCCTACTACTCTTGCAGGATCTGAACGGACACATATTTTGGAAAGTATAGACGGAGTTGCAGTGTCTACAGATAAGGAACAGACTAGAGCATTCTGGGAAGATATTACGGAGAATGCAGCTGCAGATTCTCGAATGACTGGCGGTATTAAAAAAGTTTGGCTGGATGGTCGTGTCGAGGTAAACCTCGCAGAAAGTGTACCACAGGTTGGTGCACCAGAGGCATGGGAATCAGGTTTTGATGGAAAGGGAATAACGGTAGCTGTTCTTGATACCGGCATCGATCCAGAGCATCCCGATCTAGTTAATCAAATTGACGAAATCGAGAGTTTCGTTCCAGAAGAAGATGCACTCGACTATCATGGACATGGTACACATGTGGCATCCACAGTACTTGGAACAGGGGATGCTTTGGAAGGTCAATATAAAGGTGTGGCTCCAGGGGCACGCCTAATTGTAGGGAAAGTTCTTAGTTCGTCAGGATATGGTCAAGATTCCTGGGTAATCGATGGGATGGAGTGGGCTGCTCATAATGCGAAGGTGGTTAATATGAGTTTAGGCGATCCACAGCCAAGTGATGGAACAGACCCTATGTCTCAGGCTGTAAATAATCTGAGTGAAGAGACCGGTGCTTTGTTTGTTATTGCTTCTGGCAACGCCGGTACTGAAGGCATAGGTTCACCAGGGGCTGCAGACGCGGCACTAACAGTAGGTTCTGTTGATAAGTCTGATATGCTTTCTTGGTTTTCTACTAAGGGACCTCGTTTTATGGATGCAGGATTAAAGCCTGATCTTGTCGCTCCCGGCTCAGATATTATAGCTGCCCGTTCTCAATATGCAAGTCAAGGCGATGGTTTATATCTTGGTCTTAGCGGTACTTCTATGGCTACTCCCCATGTAACAGGAGCAGCGGCTATTCTTTCACAACGCTATCCAGATTGGACGGGAGATCAACTGAAAAGTGCCCTAATGAGTACGACGAAGATGCTTGATGATATTAAACCGTATGAGGGTGGGGCGGGTCGTCTGGATGTTGCAACTGCCGCATCCAGTACTATATATGCGAAAGGTTCCTTGGACTTCGGTTTTTTCAAATGGCCGCATGATGAGGAAGCTCTTGTTGAGAAGACGGTTTCATATACCAATGTAAGTGATCAACCTGTTACATTGGATCTCACAGCAACCTTTACAGATAAAACTGGTAACATGGTAGATGAAGACCTTTTACAGCTTTCTACTGATCAAGTTATCATACCTGCTAATGAAAGTGCTGAAGTTACAGTAACGGTTGACCCGAGCAAAGCTACTGAAGGAAGTCGTTATCAAGGACAACTCACTGCCAAGGTGGAAGGTCAAATAGTTGCTCATACAGCAATGGTTATGGGCAAGGAAGAGGAGAGATTTTCTCTAACAATTAATGCAACCAATCGTGAAGGAGCTCCCGCATCAACTATGGTTTCTATAGTTGGCCCGAATAAAAACCCAGGATTCTTGAATGTGCAAGGGACAACGGAATTACGACTTCCAAAGGGAACGTATTCAGTCATGACAATGATGGATGTTGATACAAACACGGATCACGCAGGAGTTGCCCTCCTAGGTGATCCTGAAGTTATTCTTGATGGTCCAAAAATTGTCGAACTGGATGCACGGAATGCAAGAGAATTTACAGCGAACGTTCCAGAAAAGACTGAAGCGAAGTTCAGGAAACTGGAGTATTATCGCAGTTTTAGTGAAATAGATACTATAACCGCAACGTACTTACTACCAGAAACAATCGATAAAATGTATGCGGAGCCAACAGCAACCGTTAGTACTGGTGAATTTCAACTGAACACACGCTGGCGCCTGATCAAGCCGGTATTGTCCATTAACGTCAATGAACTGGAGCTAGATAGTCTAACTCTGCCAGGAAGTCAGCCGTTAGAAGGAAAACATCAGTTGGATGTCGTTTTTGCAAAACAAGGGACTCAAGAAGATTATAAAGGCCTTGATGTGAAAGATAAGGCAGTGATTGTGCAACGTAGTAATATGATCAATGGCTCTGAACGCGCTGCGGCAGCGCATGCAGCAGGTGCAAAACTATTAGTTATAGTGAACGATAGACCAACAGAGTTTTTAGAATGGGTTGGAAAAGAGGACTCTTTGGATAGTATTCCTATTGCCGTGGCTTCTGTTAGCGAAACAGAAGGGATAGATCTTATCAAACTTGCAAAAGAAGGGCATTTAAAGATAAACGTTGAGGGGACGCCTGACACCCCATACGTATATGATCTAATGGATAACCATCAAAATGCCATTCCGGAGGATTTGACTTATTCTCCTACAGCGAATGAGCTAGTGAAAATCAATGCGCAATATTACTCGGATCGCTCGGCGCCAGGAGCAGAATTCCGCTGGGATATTCCATCGTACAGCGAAAATGGAGTGGGTTACCCTAATAAACTGTCACTCCCTTCTGTTCGCACCGAGTGGGTATCAGCTTCAGAAGTCACTATGTGGTACCATCAGGCGAGAGTGGATGACGAATGGGAAGTGCGGCAACCATTGATGTCTTATCAGCAGGGTCAACGTTTGGATGAGAAATGGTTTGCGCCAGTTGTACGCCCTCGCTTTGGTGAAGGTTTCTGGGTGCCTGTACGTTTCGAAAATGACCTAATTTTCAATGTTCCTTCCTTGGCCGATTCAGGTGATGGAAACACAGGGTGGGATATCTCCAGTACTGGAGAGCAAAAACTGAAACTTTATCAAGGGGCTAACTTAGTTGAAACGTCAAGTGATCAGATTATAATCTTGTGGGAAGCTCCGGAGGAAAAAACTGAATTTCGCTTGGTGAATGATGTAACTCGTGATCCGAACCGATGGAACACATCAGTTAGCACGCATACAGAATGGACGATTTGGACTGAAATGCAAGAAGAATTCGAATCATTTCTTCCGATGATTTCACTTGATTATAAAGTGGATACGGACATGAAGGGGAATGCAATCGCAGGCGATACGATTAAGCTAGGATTGAGTGCGTCACAGATAGACTATGCATCTGGAAATGGAAACATTGAAGGTGCTTCACTTGAAGTTTCGTTTGACGAAGGCAAGACGTGGGAAGAGGTACAGTTGATCCGAGAAGGGGACGGTTGGACAGCCAACATTAGCAACGCTAGTAAGAGAGGGACCTTTGTCTCTCTTCGTGCGAGCGCATGGGATGATTTAGGGAATCGCATAGATCAAACTGTTATAAAAGCTTTTGGTGTCTCGGAATCAGAAGTTACACTTTCTACAGACAAACTGGACTATTCTCTAACAAAAGGAACGACAAGCCAAATGAAAGTTAAAGCAGTAACAACTCCAAAACAAAGTAAAATGACAGAAGAAGATGTAACAAATAAAGCTACGTATGTAGTGGAAGATGATACCGTTGCATCTGTTACGAACGGCTTAATAACAGCTAAAGCAAAAGGCTCAACGAAAGTTACAATTTCTTACGGTGGAAATGAAGTGACGGTAAATATAACAGTGACAGAACCTGCAGTAGATCCAGGTCCTGGTGGCGGTGGAGGATATACACCACCAACATCAACGCCAACACCACCAGTTCAACCGAATTTATGCGACGAGAATGCTAAATCTGGCTGTCTTCAAGTGAACAAAGCAACACCTATGTATATTTTAGAAAATAATCGCTTGAAAAAAGTCGGAGAAGCAGTAAAAGGAAAAAGTTTACCTGTTAAACAAACCATTTCTCCAATGCTTGGACTTGGTGGAGACATCTGGTTAGAAAGAACAGAAGCAATTTCTTACGAAACACCATCTAAAGAAATGATTGCTAAAAACCAATTACCGGCGAACAAACGTCCAAAACAAATGTGGAAAGGCCTAGAGCTAAATCCAGGTCAAATCGGTAAAGTTACTATCATAAAAGACACAGTCATTTGGCAAT